From a region of the Bradyrhizobium sp. KBS0727 genome:
- a CDS encoding 8-oxoguanine deaminase, which produces MDQTQAIWIKDPLSILADGAERGVVVRGGKIVELVGKGREPVTAHTAVYDAGAHVVLPGLINTHHHFYQTLTRALPAAMDRELFPWLQALYPVWARLTPESLHLGVTVAMSELLLSGCTTTTDHHYVFPGGLEDAVDIEVAAAKRLGLRVLLTRGSMNLSQKDGGLPPDSVVQDEDTILADCERVVAKHHQRGEDAMVQIALAPCSPFSVTTSLMSATAALADKLDVRLHTHLAETEDENKFCEQMYGCRPLDYLEQCGWLNARTWLAHGIFFKPDEMKRLGRAKTSISHCACSNQILASGCCPVCEMEEAGVSIGLGVDGSASNDESNLMQEVRAAFLLQRARYGVGRVSHKDALRWATKGSAACVGRPELGEIAVGKAADLALFKLDELRFSGHGDPLAALVLCGAHRADRVMVGGNWAVTDGAIPGLDVQDLIRRHSAAARAMHAG; this is translated from the coding sequence ATGGACCAAACGCAGGCGATCTGGATCAAGGATCCCCTTTCCATTCTGGCCGACGGCGCCGAACGCGGCGTCGTGGTCCGCGGCGGCAAGATCGTCGAGCTGGTCGGCAAAGGCCGCGAGCCTGTGACCGCCCATACCGCGGTCTATGATGCCGGCGCCCATGTCGTGCTGCCCGGGCTGATCAACACCCACCATCATTTCTACCAGACCCTGACCCGGGCGCTGCCGGCGGCGATGGACCGTGAACTGTTCCCGTGGTTGCAGGCGCTCTATCCGGTGTGGGCGCGGCTGACCCCGGAGTCGCTCCACCTCGGCGTCACCGTGGCGATGTCGGAACTGCTGCTGTCGGGCTGCACCACCACGACCGATCATCACTACGTGTTTCCCGGCGGCCTTGAAGACGCCGTCGATATCGAAGTCGCCGCCGCCAAGCGCCTCGGCTTAAGGGTGCTGCTGACGCGCGGCTCGATGAACCTGTCGCAGAAGGACGGCGGCCTGCCGCCCGACAGCGTGGTGCAGGACGAGGACACGATTCTGGCCGACTGCGAGCGCGTGGTCGCCAAACATCATCAGCGCGGCGAGGACGCGATGGTGCAGATCGCACTGGCGCCGTGCTCGCCGTTTTCGGTGACGACATCGCTGATGAGCGCCACCGCAGCACTTGCCGACAAGCTCGACGTCCGCCTGCATACCCATCTGGCGGAGACCGAGGACGAGAACAAATTCTGCGAGCAGATGTACGGCTGCCGGCCGCTGGACTACCTCGAACAATGCGGCTGGCTCAACGCCAGGACATGGCTGGCGCACGGCATCTTCTTCAAGCCGGACGAAATGAAGCGGCTGGGGCGGGCGAAGACGTCGATCAGCCATTGCGCTTGCAGCAATCAGATTTTGGCGTCGGGCTGCTGCCCGGTCTGCGAGATGGAGGAGGCCGGGGTTTCGATCGGCCTCGGCGTCGACGGTTCGGCCTCCAACGACGAGTCCAATTTGATGCAGGAGGTGCGCGCCGCGTTCCTGCTGCAGCGCGCCCGCTACGGCGTCGGCCGCGTCAGCCACAAGGACGCGCTGCGTTGGGCCACCAAGGGCTCCGCCGCCTGCGTCGGCCGTCCCGAACTCGGTGAAATCGCGGTGGGAAAAGCCGCCGATCTCGCGCTGTTCAAGCTCGATGAATTGCGCTTCTCCGGCCACGGCGATCCCTTGGCGGCACTGGTGCTCTGCGGCGCACACCGCGCCGACCGCGTCATGGTCGGCGGCAACTGGGCGGTGACGGATGGCGCGATCCCCGGCCTCGATGTCCAGGACCTGATCCGCCGCCACAGCGCCGCCGCCCGCGCGATGCATGCGGGGTGA
- a CDS encoding FAD binding domain-containing protein, which translates to MDLNTIEAVAHPTAREQLPVWTAGDAWLAGGTWLFSEPQAHLRRLIDLTDLQWPALTISEAGLSIAATCTVAQLDALACPPDWIASPLINQCCRAFLASFKIWKTATVGGNICMSLPAGPMISLTSALDGMATIWHADGGERKIAVADFVTGDNRNVLAQGDLLRQIDIPLAALKRRSAFRQISLTPVGRSAALLIGSLTGEGALALTVTASTKRPVQLSFAGIPTARELRETILQRIPDELYHTDVHGKPAWRKHMTLRLGEEIRSELQALL; encoded by the coding sequence ATGGACCTGAACACGATAGAAGCGGTGGCGCATCCCACAGCGCGGGAACAATTGCCCGTTTGGACGGCAGGCGATGCGTGGCTTGCGGGCGGGACCTGGCTGTTCTCCGAACCACAGGCCCATCTGCGCCGGCTGATCGACCTCACCGACCTGCAATGGCCGGCGCTGACGATCAGTGAGGCCGGGCTGTCGATCGCGGCGACCTGCACGGTGGCGCAGCTCGACGCGCTGGCCTGCCCGCCGGACTGGATCGCCTCCCCCCTGATCAACCAGTGCTGCCGGGCGTTTCTCGCCTCCTTCAAGATCTGGAAGACCGCGACCGTCGGCGGCAACATCTGCATGTCGCTGCCGGCGGGGCCGATGATCTCGCTGACCTCGGCGCTCGATGGCATGGCCACCATCTGGCACGCCGATGGCGGCGAACGAAAGATCGCGGTCGCTGATTTCGTCACCGGCGACAACCGCAATGTGCTCGCGCAAGGCGACCTGTTGCGGCAGATCGATATCCCGCTCGCGGCGCTGAAGCGGCGCTCGGCGTTTCGGCAGATTTCGTTGACGCCGGTCGGCCGCTCGGCGGCGCTCCTGATCGGCAGCCTGACCGGCGAAGGCGCGCTGGCGCTGACGGTGACGGCATCGACCAAACGGCCGGTGCAACTGTCCTTTGCCGGAATTCCGACGGCGAGGGAGCTGCGTGAAACGATCCTGCAGCGCATTCCCGACGAGCTCTATCACACCGATGTCCATGGCAAACCGGCGTGGCGCAAGCACATGACATTGCGGCTCGGTGAAGAGATCCGCAGCGAGTTGCAGGCGCTGCTATGA